The Rhizoctonia solani chromosome 4, complete sequence genome contains a region encoding:
- a CDS encoding RNA polymerase rpb8 domain-containing protein, producing MASTQSNILFDDLFTITDIDMDGKKYDRVSRLVATSANLGMHLTLDFNTEIYPLQAGEKFTLVLASTLARGGAAEATEGKDVWRPDGKGQQGLEEDYEYVMYGYVYKYDEGEGDNVTAYISYGGLLMSLTGSHRHMQGIVVGSRLYLLIRK from the exons ATGGCGTCGACACAATCCAACATATTGTTCGATGACCTGTTCACTATCACAGATATCGACATGGATGGGAAAAAGTATGATCGGG TGTCTCGACTAGTCGCTACATCTGCAAATTTAGGGATGCATCTGACATTGGATTTCAATACTGAGATCTACCCTCTTCAAGCTGGAGAGAAATTTACGCTGGTGCTGGCTTCGACCCTTGCACGTGGTGGTGCTGCTGAAGCCACCGAAGGAAAGGATGTTTGGAGGCCTGATGGCAAAGGCCAACAAGGGCTGGAAGAAGATTACGAGTATGTCATGTACGGATAT GTGTACAAATACGATGAAGGAGAGGGGGACAACGT AACAGCATACATATCCTATGGCGGCCTCTTAATGTCTCTTACTGGATCGCACCGACACATGCAGGGCATTGTTGTTGGAAGCCGATTGTATTTGTTAATCAGGAAGTAA
- a CDS encoding RNA polymerase rpb8 domain-containing protein: MDFREIEELKKQWTREQVGLQQNAIFEDHKLSFHTSPPITSIKSSEAEAPDYDDPTVRNEDPKAFTVSGLRYVGGLDISFIAQEGESAETVGSPGHNASDPNVPDAYAVITVLEYPSLSLVHSLTHPIRLTAPYIPSFLSYRETPAYLELISKLRENLQKAGKEHEFPQVILVDGNGQLHEREAGVATAVGVQADVPTVGVAKTYHPPTLQHHEAHDLHWRLSQKGMKQKSREVLKKPGDYLGVLNARRDRYVGVALRSATSSNFLYVSPGHRVSMIQAIRLTMALSRYRIPEPIRLADRLGRDAATMVTPITVTDREE; this comes from the exons ATGGATTTTCGGGAAATTGAGGAGTTGAAAAAACAATGGACAAG GGAACAAGTGGGACTCCAGCAAAATGCTATTTTCGAGGATCATAAGCTCTCTTTTCACACAAGCCCTCCGATAACCTCCATCAAGTCAAGTGAAGCTGAAGCACCTGATTACGATGATCCGACCGTGCGTAACGAAGATCCAAAAGCTTTCACGGTATCAGGCTTGCGCTACGTCGGTGGTCTGGACATTAGTTTTATTGCTCAAGAAGGCGAAAGCGCGGAAACTGTGGGTTCTCCTGGCCATAATGCCTCTGACCCTAATGTGCCAGATGCCTATGCTGTCATCACGGTGCTAGAGTACCCTTCGCTCTCG CTTGTCCACTCACTCACGCACCCTATTCGTCTGACTGCACCTTATATCCCATCTTTTCTCTCATATAGAGAAACGCCAGCTTATCTTGAGCTCATATCAAAGTTGAGAGAGAATCTTCAAAAAGCAGGAAAGGAGCATGAGTTTCCCCAAGTCATACTCGTGGATGGAAATGGCCAATTGCATGAAAGAGAAGCGGGAGTTGCCACTGCTGTTGGCGTGCAGGCTGACGTTCCAACG GTAGGCGTAGCCAAAACGTATCATCCGCCGACGCTCCAACATCACGAGGCCCACGACTTGCACTGGCGTCTTTCCCAAAAGGGCATGAAGCAAAAGTCCCGCGAAGTCTTGAAGAAACCTGGAGATTATTTGGGTGTATTGAATGCCCGACGAGATCGTTATGTTGGTGTG GCGTTACGTTCGGCGACATCTTCCAATTTTCTCTATGTGTCTCCAGGCCACCGTGTATCGATGATTCAAGCGATACGCCTGACGATGGCACTTAGTCGGTATCGGATTCCAGAGCCAATTAGACTTGCGGATAGACTAGGCCGTGATGCAGCCACAATGGTAACACCGATAACAGTAACGGATAGGGAAGAGTAA
- a CDS encoding inner centromere protein-related protein pic1 — MSVGFAQWASAIRNRMAADPGRTDFKDQVQCNGYLFLHEYLDDVLNAPRPDNVIEFTKTPGRNKTASKKARALHASAQKIKPVAPIAFGLGPKDKENDASATSPKQNIFKPARSQPNPPPEPIPTSSGPRDSIARATPARAGVPLFGSANRSEGPLPTPSDDPLSPFRDATILPKEHSTSIQSTVTAQQMFTTKLGIEPSSPAPSEKELPVPPAGEPEKALESAEQDLSVIQEDDEGQSVAAFEDAREDFTDARSTTTVEVEEGDVTEIADVPPALAPVTQRLPSPPASEDTPPTASEPPTPVREPEHEPTEPITSTNITAADVFDSAPAPATTPIIAPIPEPIKKASVSATTQPTPPPEPTLPPVTSPRPLPIPPSRGHSGTGMQQPLKPPSFAQPVLVPLAGTSSQPPLNPPRASSTVPRGPFAGPSLKELRREPSVSGNANRELRQSSWRKKTDGTGALTTATSTGSATTDSEPPRLKRKSSALQHPSRPPPSKSQKLSHGSSRSSGSSSEDETEMQVPLKDEDGGSWNTGTSMLDDLRNRLARLEKSTSGKTPAASRVWTPTMQNANLPNPSSEKEKRLSLSDLSVRPPSGSSSAEKGKAREKEPETVVGLHLGLSTDDPAASTLSNRSTTPVDSPPHTRRVLPAPPVFSLPDPAPIPKKVSDAAKPGATAASNTADAVRAAKAEAARLFGGTKFTAPPVRTETQTTVATEVGSVFDKVTQSQNQFTQSTAATQLETQDAEMEDELDPELDLDPDVDVEGDDDVDGEGDEDDAKTTSSRTSSTRSTTKKAPVKGAQSIGSVKKAADEQDRKASRLREMEERRQAAALRKAEEEKSRTLELEKKRKEREELAKSIKAPAKKVTEDPNKKRKLEVEMKAAGKKPAVPSVSTFTQATVSAATTSTATKSRIAKPTATAGPGPSALKSALKTTSSNPFQSAPPAATTKTLKPAASSSSLKAAASKKAKGSISDAPGQALQQQMQARVQAQLKAAQKEPEIQSENIELPDINSEYSDSDDEDRGKDFPSWTQDQALMDALKDQERFNPDALFGPIQPLKMGDLFKTGHSRFRKRTSSANWAGTDGITVEEEMEYARRMGYINQ; from the exons ATGTCCGTCGGATTTGCACAATGGGCGAGTGCCATCCGCAATCGTATGGCCGCTGACCCCGGTCGAACCGACTTCAAAGACCAAGTGCAATGTAATGGCTATTTATTCTTGCATGAGTATCTTGACGACGTCCTCAATGCGCCCCGACCAGA CAATGTAATCGAATTTACCAAGACTCCAGGACGAAACAAGACTGCATCCAAGAAGGCTCGTGCGCttcatgcttctgcacaaaAGATCAAGCCAGTTGCTCCCATTGCCTTTGGA CTTGGTCCAAAGGACAAGGAAAACGATGCGTCTGCTACTTCTCCAAAACAGAATATATTCAAACCTGCTCGCTCTCAACCGAATCCTCCCCCCGAGCCCATACCGACATCATCAGGCCCTCGAGACTCGATTGCTCGTGCAACTCCTGCTCGAGCTGGTGTGCCCTTGTTTGGCTCTGCGAATAGATCCGAGGGACCACTGCCCACGCCTTCAGACGACCCCCTTTCGCCTTTCCGTGATGCTACGATCCTACCCAAGGAACACTCAACCTCAATACAAAGCACCGTAACGGCGCAACAGATGTTCACTACCAAATTGGGGATTGAGCCATCATCACCAGCGCCATCCGAAAAAGAGCTTCCCGTACCACCAGCCGGAGAGCCTGAGAAGGCTTTGGAGTCCGCCGAGCAGGATTTGTCTGTCATTCAGGAGGACGATGAAGGACAGTCTGTCGCTGCGTTTGAAGACGCAAGAGAGGATTTCACCGATGCCCGTTCGACTACAACCGTTGAGGTCGAAGAAGGAGATGTGACTGAGATTGCAGATGTCCCGCCTGCACTTGCGCCCGTCACCCAACGTCTGCCTAGTCCGCCGGCATCGGAGGACACTCCACCTACCGCCTCAGAGCCTCCAACGCCCGTCCGAGAACCGGAACACGAACCGACTGAGCCCATTACGAGTACAAATATCACTGCTGCCGACGTTTTCGATAGTGCACCTGCTCCCGCTACCACTCCAATTATCGCCCCCATTCCGGAGCCTATCAAAAAGGCCTCAGTATCCGCGACGACTCAGCCCACACCTCCTCCCGAGCCGACGCTGCCTCCTGTTACGAGTCCGAGACCTCTTCCTATTCCTCCTTCACGAGGCCACTCGGGGACCGGAATGCAACAACCACTCAAGCCACCTTCCTTTGCTCAGCCTGTACTGGTGCCTCTCGCAGGAACATCTTCACAGCCACCGCTTAATCCCCCGCGTGCATCCTCGACTGTCCCGCGTGGTCCATTCGCAGGTCCCTCTCTTAAAGAACTTCGCCGTGAACCTAGTGTATCGGGTAATGCCAATCGCGAATTAAGACAATCTAGCTGGAGGAAAAAAACAGATGGGACTGGTGCTCTCACTACCGCGACTTCCACTGGCTCCGCAACGACCGACTCTGAACCTCCCCGTCTTAAACGCAAGTCTTCCGCACTCCAACATCCGTCTCGCCCACCTCCTTCCAAATCTCAAAAGCTCTCTCATGGGTCATCGCGCTCGAGCGGTTCAAGCTCGGAAGACGAAACAGAAATGCAGGTCCCTCTCAAAGACGAAGACGGCGGGTCATGGAACACAGGCACGTCCATGCTAGATGACCTGAGGAACAGGCTCGCGAGATTGGAAAAGAGTACGAGCGGCAAAACACCAGCTGCCTCCCGAGTATGGACACCCACGATGCAAAATGCGAACCTGCCCAACCCAAGCTcggagaaagaaaagaggCTTAGCTTGTCGGATTTGAGTGTCCGACCTCCGTCTGGGTCCTCCAGTGCTGAGAAGGGAAAAGCAAGGGAAAAGGAACCGGAGACTGTTGTTGGGTTGCACTTGGGGCTTTCGACAGACGACCCTGCTGCATCTACGCTTTCCAACAGGAGCACCACGCCCGTCGATTCGCCCCCTCACACTCGACGAGTCTTGCCTGCTCCGCCCGTGTTTTCTCTCCCCGACCCTGCTCCGATTCCTAAAAAGGTTTCGGACGCAGCCAAGCCCGGCGCCACTGCTGCAAGCAACACCGCAGACGCCGTGCGCGCTGCCAAAGCTGAAGCCGCTCGCCTCTTTGGTGGAACGAAGTTTACTGCTCCGCCTGTCCGAACTGAGACTCAGACGACGGTTGCGACTGAAGTCGGTAGTGTGTTTGACAAGGTTACGCAGAGCCAGAACCAATTCACCCAATCGACGGCTGCCACTCAACTCGAAACTCAAGATGCCGAAATGGAGGATGAATTGGATCCGGAATTGGACTTGGATCCTGATGTAGATGTTGAAGGCGATGATGACGTGGATGGTGAGGGTGACGAAGATGACGCTAAA ACTACTTCGTCGCGTACTTCGTCGACCCGGTCTACGACCAAAAAAGCCCCTGTCAAAGGTGCTCAGTCTATTGGCAGTGTTAAAAAG GCTGCGGATGAACAGGACCGCAAGGCCTCACGCCTGCGCGAGATGGAGGAGCGTCGACAGGCTGCGGCGCTGCGCAAGGCAGAGGAGGAGAAGTCGCGTACTCTCGAGTTGGAGAAAAAGCGCAAGGAGCGAGAAGAGTTGGCCAAGAGCATCAAAGCTCCGGCGAAAAAG GTCACGGAAGATCCCAACAAGAAACGCAAGCTCGAGGTCGAGATGAAGGCTGCGGGCAAAAAGCCCGCTGTACCTTCCGTCTCCACCTTTACTCAAGCAACGGTTTCAGCTGCTACGACTTCGACCGCTACTAAATCGCGCATTGCCAAGCCGACTGCCACCGCTGGACCAGGTCCATCAGCATTAAAATCAGCATTGAAAACTACTTCGTCAAATCCGTTCCAGTCTGCGCCACCCGCAGCGACAACTAAGACACTCAAGCCTGCCGCGTCATCTTCTAGCCTCAAAGCCGCTGCTTCAAAGAAAGCCAAGGGCAGCATATCCGACGCGCCCGGCCAAGCACTGCAACAACAGATGCAGGCACGGGTACAGGCGCAACTCAAGGCTGCGCAAAAGGAACCCGAGATCCAGAGTGAGAATATTGAGTTGCCCGACATTAACTCGGAGTACTCGGACTCGGATGACGAGGATCGCGGCAAAGACTTCCCCTCGTGGACACAGGATCAGGCTCTCATGGATGCGCTCAAGGACCAAGAAAGGTTTAATCCCGATGCGCTTTTCGGACCAATTCAGCCGCTCAAGATGGGAGACTTGTTCAAGACTGGGCATTCAAGATTCCGCAAGCGGACAAGCTCAGCCAACTGGGCTGGTACCGATGGTATCACTGTAGAAGAGGAAATGGAATACGCACGCAGAATGGGGTATATCAACCAGTAG
- a CDS encoding DENN (AEX-3) domain protein: MAATASTSGNPTSPLSIATPSSAEYPVRGHKPSTTSSLSPLSPSTGGQPHVPTTPLSTLYLVSGLPKSPHTWTLADTDSVAGLHHVEGAVGRWWRAEVLGSSVSPGVGRSRKKSRKSKETDSNVIPDGPKSTRGSGTLSKTDLGRMLSKALKLSFPREVEIIAATLQPASTTHTFTFQIPAGASAGVAQSHSSQTAHLPGLRTSVMSSSTTATYNHPYVDPTLPRPSSTYLGPPSSTHLPPNSSPTASTDPSADRGLVTYHGVCLTVWSHADEERSLAIRRALESVARSRRGSGASTGTATPATPRRPKATNTSSPGIPWSDAEESEIDAFSMSESDAEVMNPNGVGMGASNLFLPQNTVFWLPYALTLVSRHPIYDLMRDYLTLSWARFSKDVQSHTLQIAKILEFPAPRAGDVIKLDASPANETETLEVVCRFPGGLDFGKGLVDVNFTMWPLFRCLNLDNILTICEIALSPTGRILFLSRHPAMLGIAVSTIRYLVEMRGWSGISLPVVHARDARIYLEDPGPWLMGLSTEARYVSRTAPEVCIVDLDINYVNCASPPPGAVSTKQNRDKLRKILLGAFDQFYHPDNTIPPEFKEAFPAGRFRPLCKIQTKRGSSTAVVAESIKAPEWWHQTKVLQAFDAVLKDRGRKPSLLKRLTLIGAGRRQSQLSAAEQLIQRSIRKRATAFVDARDDLETKIGRLSRRLNFLMTESELWREKFVAFESYAEKLSAEATELRQKVGKEQRESRRLSGLVSVGAQEKEKLSQMLLAKENEHRAALLELESMRQNMDEMEKERAHMVAEVEAQIERALASMAFSDGDNYSDYTHSRPGSAMSQVSQNSRIGGHSAIGVGAPSIGGLSGIDGRSLRHVESGPRLRQGSSSRSASGSISMQSASESFDGSIRRLRSMATTTTLADDASDEATRVGIDLSAHIKGELGDPIKPGMIHDDDSVIQVRRFSVTEEDGVNTMGAVDLGISERSDVVALKVQQIQQKLENALADHRSRRSHSITSGSASEADSIQRVLSEAESTGRRGLSEAESTTSSNRRTRTPRGSSRLSGRHRSRSSASLRAAREALLAAKEAVPPVPRSPVGTKTPIGAPSGSDRTTPTGNENRGVRKATSRVGMTTPESSSSESGKVPTVSVESAPVTKPTVYLPEFGKHSRDDMLPTPSTIGRSGADDSDDSYLSAVSESMRGDESWSRATGRRILDDPGHHEPVKGSSRTRRNRAGSSSTTRGQYGDLPSPTISESTAVGSARAV; this comes from the exons ATGGCGGCGACTGCTTCAACGTCGGGTAATCCGACTTCTCCACTTAGTATTGCTACTCCTTCGAGTGCCGAGTACCCTGTTCGCGGTCATAAGCCGTCTACGACATCGTCTCTGTCTCCCCTCTCTCCCTCTACTGGCGGCCAACCCCATGTGCCCACTACCCCTCTGTCTACGCTCTACCTAGTCAGCGGTCTCCCCAAGTCACCCCATACTTGGACTCTGGCGGACACCGACTCAGTCGCCGGCCTTCACCATGTCGAAGGTGCTGTTGGACGCTGGTGGCGAGCCGAGGTCCTTGGCTCTAGCGTAAGCCCCGGAGTTGGTCGCTCCCGCAAAAAGTCGAGAAAATCCAAAGAAACAGACAGTAATGTGATTCCAGACGGCCCCAAGAGCACTCGGGGCTCGGGTACGCTCAGCAAGACAGACCTTGGTCGCATGCTTTCCAAGGCACTCAAGTTGTCTTTCCCTCGCGAGGTTGAAATTATTGCCGCGACGCTCCAACCTGCCAGCACAACCCACACATTTACATTCCAGATTCCGGCCGGTGCCTCGGCAGGGGTTGCTCAATCTCATTCCTCTCAGACGGCCCATTTGCCTGGTCTTCGCACGAGTGTCATGTCCTCTAGCACCACAGCGACGTACAACCACCCGTATGTTGACCCGACCTTGCCTCGTCCTTCAAGTACATATCTTGGTCCTCCTTCAAGCACACACTTGCCTCCGAACAGCTCCCCAACTGCTTCAACCGATCCCAGTGCAGACCGAGGCCTCGTCACATATCACGGTGTCTGCCTGACTGTTTGGTCACACGCTGACGAGGAGCGCTCCCTGGCTATTCGTCGCGCTCTGGAATCCGTTGCCCGCTCTCGTCGCGGCTCAGGAGCTTCGACGGGCACTGCTACCCCCGCTACTCCCCGTCGTCCCAAAGCAACCAATACTAGCAGCCCTGGCATCCCATGGAGTGATGCCGAAGAAAGCGAGATTGATGCTTTCAGTATGAGCGAAAGCGACGCTGAGGTCATGAATCCCAACGGCGTTGGCATGGGTGCCTCGAATCTGTTTTTGCCCCAGAACACGGTCTTCTGGCTTCCATATGCCCTGA CCCTCGTATCAAGGCACCCTATCTATGACCTGATGCGTGACTATCTTACTCTTAGCTGGGCACGGTTCAGCAAGGATGTTCAATCACATACCCT CCAAATCGCGAAGATTCTGGAGTTCCCTGCGCCTCGTGCTGGTGATGTAATCAAGTTGGATGCGTCTCCCGCCAACGAGACCGAAACATTGGAGGTCGTTTGCCGATTCCCTGGCGGTTTGGACTTTGGGAAAGGACTTGTCGATGTCAAC TTCACAATGTGGCCCCTCTTCCGTTGCTTGAACCTTGATAATATTTTGACAATTTGCGAG ATTGCTCTCTCTCCTACTGGGAGAATCCTGTTCCTATCTCGTCACCCAGCCATGCTCGGAATTGCTGTCTCAACAATTCGTTACCTCGTGGAGATGCGCGGGTGGAGCGGAATATCTCTTCCTGTCGTCCATGCCCGCGATGCTCGAATCTACCTTGAGGACCCCGGCCCATGGCTGATGGGCCTGAGCACTGAAGCACGCTACGTCTCTCGCACAGCTCCCGAAGTGTGCATTGTTGATTT GGATATCAATTATGTCAACTGCGCCTCGCCCCCACCGGGAGCAGTTTCGACAAAACAAAACCGAGACAAACTTCGAAAGATTCTACTGGGCGCGTTTGACCAGTTCTATCACCCCGACAATACCATCCCTCCCgaattcaaagaagccttccCTGCAGGCCGGTTCCGCCCGTTGTGCAAGATTCAGACCAAGCGCGGAAGCTCTACTGCCGTCGTCGCAGAAAGTATCAAGGCCCCCGAGTGGTGGCATCAGACCAAGGTCCTTCAAGCTTTCGATGCAGTTCTCAAGGATCGTGGTCGTAAACCTTCACTTCTCAAACGCCTGACACTCATAGGTGCTGGACGTCGCCAGTCTCAGCTCTCAGCCGCCGAGCAGCTCATTCAACGCTCGATTCGGAAGCGTGCTACTGCATTTGTGGACGCTCGTGATGACCTCGAGACCAAGATTGGTCGCTTGAGCCGTCGCTTGAACTTCTTGATGACCGAGAGTGAGCTTTGGAGGGAGAAGTTTGTTGCATTCGAGAGTTATGCCGAGAAGTTGAGTGCCGAGGCTACCGAGTTGAGGCAGAAGGTCGGAAAGGAGCAACGGGAGAGCCGCAGGTTGAGTGGTTTGGTTAGCGTTGGTGCgcaggaaaaggaaaaacTATCTCAAA TGCTCCTTGCCAAGGAAAACGAACACCGTGCTGCTTTGCTCGAGCTTGAGTCAATGCGTCAAAACATGGACGAGATGGAAAAAGAACGTGCACACATGGTCGCCGAAGTTGAAGCTCAGATTGAACGTGCGCTCGCCTCGATGGCATTCAGCGATGGAGACAACTACTCGGACTACACCCACTCTCGCCCTGGATCAGCTATGAGCCAAGTTAGCCAGAACTCTCGTATTGGTGGGCACTCGGCTATCGGAGTTGGAGCCCCTAGCATTGGTGGCTTGAGTGGCATCGACGGACGTTCGCTGAGGCACGTCGAATCCGGCCCTAGATTGCGCCAGGGGTCATCATCACGATCTGCAAGCGGCTCTATCTCAATGCAGAGTGCCTCTGAGTCTTTTGATGGTAGCATCCGTCGATTGAGGAGCATGGCTACCACGACTACTTTGGCCGACGATGCATCTGACGAAGCCACCCGCGTCGGAATTGACCTGAGCGCTCATATCAAGGGCGAACTGGGCGATCCTATCAAGCCCGGAATGATTCATGATGACGACTCGGTTATCCAGGTTAGACGGTTCTCCGTCACCGAGGAGGATGGCGTGAATACTATGGGTGCTGTGGACTTGGGGATTTCCGAGCGAAGCGATGTTGTTGCATTGAAGGTTCAACAGATTCAACAAAAG CTTGAGAATGCTTTGGCCGACCATCGCTCCCGTCGTAGCCACTCGATCACTAGTGGGAGTGCGAGTGAGGCTGACTCGATTCAACGTGTGTTGAGCGAAGCCGAGTCCACTGGCCGCCGCGGACTGAGTGAAGCCGAGTCTACCACCAGCTCAAATCGCCGTACTCGCACTCCTCGCGGTTCAAGCCGTCTTTCGGGACGCCATCGTTCTCGCTCATCGGCCTCACTTCGTGCAGCTCGTGAAGCCCTATTGGCTGCCAAAGAGGCTGTACCCCCTGTTCCCAGGAGCCCCGTCGGCACTAAGACTCCCATTGGCGCTCCCTCGGGTTCAGATAGGACCACCCCGACCGGAAATGAGAACAGGGGCGTCCGCAAGGCTACTTCTCGCGTTGGGATGACCACTCCCGAATCCTCGTCTTCCGAGTCGGGTAAAGTCCCCACGGTTTCCGTTGAGTCAGCTCCCGTTACCAAGCCCACCGTCTACCTGCCCGAATTCGGCAAACACTCGCGTGATGACATGCTTCCCACTCCCTCGACCATTGGGCGTAGTGGTGCCGACGACTCGGACGATTCGTATTTGAGTGCAGTATCGGAGAGCATGCGTGGTGACGAGAGTTGGAGCAGGGCTACTGGACGCCGTATCCTTGATGACCCTGGTCATCATGAGCCAGTTAAGGGCAGCTCTCGCACCCGTCGTAATCGAGCCGGATCGTCTTCTACCACTCGTGGACAATACGGCGATCTCCCTTCGCCCACTATCAGCGAGTCGACTGCCGTTGGAAGCGCCCGCGCCGTCTAA
- a CDS encoding flavin-containing monooxygenase/FMO family protein, whose translation MGSWRCAVSHPALEPPTFLSNRPVGMPKLFIDQPGNDETQYAFMDAAGNKQFTSTSSVDLIDGTTSTDIYEHTGMISHGHLVATIKWPSNNFRDPSLILYPDVDSGDTGHTTRLPLSTNHIKQSLNLVTKGHSRAHWRRIPETDKLALFAGHHREKRLIADECHRAGKRWLQIEGKLVHHCSITDVEIIASWIAVNKTNCQSKGLFSFALPRYFSKCFS comes from the exons ATGGGCTCATGGAGATGTGCCGTTTCTCACCCCGCCCTCGAACCTCCTACTTTCTTATCCAATCGCCCAGTGGGCATGCCTAAGCTCTTCATTGACCAGCCCGGAAACGATGAAACCCAATATGCGTTCATGGACGCAGCGGGCAACAAGCAGTTTACTTCAACTTCCTCTGTTGACCTTATTGATGGCACTACATCCACCGACATATATGAACATACGGGCATGATATCACACGGACATCTGGTCGCTACTATCAAATGGCCATCCAATAACTTCCGCGATCCGAGCCTCATATTATACCCCGACGTGGACTCTGGAGACACTGGTCACACGACAAGGCTCCCACTCTCGACGAACCACATCAAGCA GTCGCTCAACCTTGTTACAAAAGGCCATTCAAGAGCTCATTGGCGGCGGATACCAGAGACAGACAAATTAGCC TTATTTGCTGGTCATCACAGAGAGAAGCGACTCATTGCAGACGAGTGCCATCGTGCAGGCAAGCGATGGCTACAGATCGAAGGCAAACTAGTCCACCACTGTTCCATAACTGATGTTGAAATCATCGCGAGCTGGATTGCTGTCAATAAGACAAATTGCCAATCCAAAGGCTTGTTCTCATTTGCTCTACCACGGTACTTTTCCAAGTGTTTTTCATAG